The Streptomyces tubercidicus DNA segment GCGTTCCACTTCCTCAGTTAGCTCCCACCACGCGGTCAGCCTTGCTACTCTTGGCCGCAGCCCGATCGCTGGTGCATCCCCCGTCGCCAGCGATCGGGCGTTTTCATGCCCCGGCCCATTGCGAGGGCGCTTTGGCTGCGGCGGGGAAGACGATTCACGGCCACGTGGTCGCGAGTTCACCCACCACTACCTCCACTGCCTCCACTCAAGAAACAGCCGTCCCCACTCAAGAAGAACCGCCGGGGTCGATTTCCCGCCGCCGGAAAATCGCCCCCTCATCAACACCCCTTGCTGAGCCCTAAGGTGCCGTTGCTGACTAGCGGAGCCATGGAGCCGTCCGGCGGTGAGCCGGTCAGGAAGGTGGTAAGTGCCGTGCGCCGGTGCATCATCATCGTCACTGCCGTCCATCCGCCCTCGGCGCACTTCCTGCCGGAGGCCCACCGGTCGCTCTGTTGCCAGGAGCTCCCTGACGGATGGGAATGGCACTGGGTCATCCAGGAGGACGGACGCAGTGACCAGGTCGCTCCGCATGTGCCCGACGACGAACGGGTGACCTTCCGACAGGGGCGGCCCGGCGGCCCCGGTGTCGCCCGCACCATGGCCCTCGCCCATACGGAGGGCGAATACCTCAAGGTGCTGGACGCCGACGACCAGTTAGCGCCCGGCGCGCTCGCCCGCGACCTGGCGGCCCTGGAAGGCGACCACAGCCTCGGCTGGGCGACCTCCCGCGCCCTCGACCTGCTGCCCGACGGCTCCACCACCGGCTTTCCCGGCGACCCCGAGCCGGGCCCGATCGAGCGCGGAGCCGTACTCGACTTCTGGAAGGCGAACGACTTCCGCGCCCAGGTCCACCCGGCGACCCTCTTCATGTGCCGCGACCTGGTGCTCGCCCTCGGCGGCTGGACCGCGCTGCCGGCCTCCGAGGACACCGGCCTGCTCCTGGCCCTCAACGCCACGAGCCGCGGCTGGTTCTCCTCCGAGGTCGGCCTCCACTACCGCAAGTGGCACGGCCAGGCGACCGGCCAGCCCTCGCACACCGACACCGCCGAACGCGAGGCCCGCATGGCGGTCGTGGAGGCCAGGGCCAGACAGCTCGCGCATTTCAGGTGGCGGTATCGGGGTGGGGGGTGAGGGGGCCCGCTCTCAAGGCAGCGTTTCCGCATCGACTCGCGAGAAGATCACATCGCTCTCCTCCACCACCGGCCCGCGCCACCGCACCGCCACCCCCGCCGAGGGGCGCAGCGCCTTCGGGTAGCTGCCCGGGTCGTAGTTGTTGGTGAGGCGATAGGCGTGGAAACCGTGATCGCGCATCGTCTTGAGCAGATCGTCGGCCGATTCGCCCAGGGCCGCCATGCGTTTCGGGGTTACTTCGATGGTGAGCTCCGCGTCCGGGCGGAGTTTGTCGAGCAGGGGGGTCAGGCCGCGGATCACGGCTCCCTCGGCGCCCTCTACATCGATTTTGATGACACGGGCCGAGGTGATGTCGTCCGGATCGAGGATTTCGGGGAGCGGGCGTGCCTCGATATCGAGCCTGCTCTCCGCCTGTCCTTCGTACGGGATGATGCTGGCGGCGCCCGAATTGTGTGAGCTCGCCATGGTGAGGGTGACGGTCTTGCGCTCGTCGGCGACCGCGGTGTTGAGGGCGCGGAGTTGATGGCAGGCGTTCATCTCGGCGTGCCGGAGCAGCTTGGCGTGAATTGCCGGTGAGGCCTCGATCGCGACTACCCGGCCCCGGTCGCCGACGAGGTGTGCGGCGAGCAGGCTGAAGTAGCCGATATTGGCGCCGACGTCGATATAGGTGTCTCCCGGGCGGAGCCGGCGCTGGAGCCAGTGGGTCATATGGGGCTCCCACACGCCGAA contains these protein-coding regions:
- a CDS encoding FkbM family methyltransferase, with amino-acid sequence MAVDTQDLIQRYVYMFGVWEPHMTHWLQRRLRPGDTYIDVGANIGYFSLLAAHLVGDRGRVVAIEASPAIHAKLLRHAEMNACHQLRALNTAVADERKTVTLTMASSHNSGAASIIPYEGQAESRLDIEARPLPEILDPDDITSARVIKIDVEGAEGAVIRGLTPLLDKLRPDAELTIEVTPKRMAALGESADDLLKTMRDHGFHAYRLTNNYDPGSYPKALRPSAGVAVRWRGPVVEESDVIFSRVDAETLP
- a CDS encoding glycosyltransferase family 2 protein, whose translation is MEPSGGEPVRKVVSAVRRCIIIVTAVHPPSAHFLPEAHRSLCCQELPDGWEWHWVIQEDGRSDQVAPHVPDDERVTFRQGRPGGPGVARTMALAHTEGEYLKVLDADDQLAPGALARDLAALEGDHSLGWATSRALDLLPDGSTTGFPGDPEPGPIERGAVLDFWKANDFRAQVHPATLFMCRDLVLALGGWTALPASEDTGLLLALNATSRGWFSSEVGLHYRKWHGQATGQPSHTDTAEREARMAVVEARARQLAHFRWRYRGGG